Proteins from a single region of Calonectris borealis chromosome 14, bCalBor7.hap1.2, whole genome shotgun sequence:
- the RIC3 gene encoding protein RIC-3 isoform X2 has product MAYSMCCRVAMVSCLVLCVSLLLPRTFLSRGGGRQEPGAAPLAAPAPPEGKLGRLPPRMHYQATPDSRTAPHFPRSHLAEAVAKAKAGGGGGGSTGGTGRGLVGQIIPIYGFGIFLYILYILFKLASKGKTIAGERKCPTASPGNMKRKITDYELTQLQEKLRETEEAMEKLINRVGPNCDRKATIPTFPLCTVRYLKDNYRTQNVTTDQEKRLLQQLREITRVMKEGKFIDGISPEKEAEEAPYMEDWEGYPEETYPVYDNSDCFKRKQDTILVDYPDLSQPSAEELAERVEDMEDEEHLCNETLLTDVTMGRGGHDLMQKKDVVTGISEEERDLHHSQSIEGCCCCYEDDDPAVVAENAGFHCESCSEAEESTQEDLSVESENKNTAWKKQKASDSDETGTLRKRNTKGLE; this is encoded by the exons ATGGCGTACTCGATGTGCTGCAGGGTGGCCATGGTCTCCTGCCTGGTGCTCTGCgtctccctcctcctgccgcgGACCTTCTTGTctcggggcggcgggaggcaggAGCCCGGGGCTGCGCCGCTCGCAGCGCCCGCGCCGCCCGAGG GGAAGCTTGGTCGCCTTCCACCAAGGATGCATTACCAGGCCACTCCCGACAGCCGAACTGCCCCTCATTTTCCAAGATCTCACCTTGCTGAAGCAGTTGCCAAAGCCAAGGcaggtggaggtggtggtggaagCACTGGTGGAACTGGGAGAGGTCTTGTCGGGCAGATTATCCCTATATATGGATTTGGCATCTTCTTATATATCCTCTACATTTTATTTAAG CTGGCTTCCAAGGGAAAAACTATTGCTGGAGAGCGGAAATGCCCTACTGCTTCACCTGGAAAcatgaagagaaaaatca ctgaCTATGAGCTCACTCAACTCCAGGAAAAActgagagagacagaagaagCTATGGAAAAATTAATCAACAGAGTAGGACCTAACTGCGACAG AAAAGCAACTATCCCTACCTTCCCCCTTTGTACAGTGCGTTATTTGAAAGATAATTACAG GACGCAAAATGTTACAACAGACCAGGAAAAAAGGTTACTTCAGCAGCTCCGAGAAATTACTAGAGttatgaaagaaggaaaattcatAGATGGCATCTCTCCTGAGAAGGAAGCTGAAGAAGCTCCTTACATGGAGGACTGGGAAG GTTATCCAGAAGAGACCTACCCTGTCTATGATAATTCTGATTGCTTCAAGCGCAAACAGGACACAATCCTTGTAGATTACCCTGACCTGAGCCAGCCCTCTGCAGAAGAGCTGGCAGAAAGAGTGGAGGACATGGAAGATGAGGAGCATCTGTGCAATGAAACCCTGCTAACTGATGTCACCATGGGACGGGGAGGTCATGATTTAATGCAGAAAAAGGATGTGGTAACTGGCATCAGTGAAGAGGAGAGGGACCTTCATCACAGCCAAAGCATTGAGGGGTGCTGCTGTTGTTACGAGGATGATGATCCTGCTGTCGTAGCGGAGAATGCTGGATTCCACTGTGAGAGCTGCAGTGAAGCAGAAGAGTCAACCCAAGAGGACCTGTCTGTGgagtcagaaaataaaaatacagcatggaaaaagcaaaaagccagTGATTCAGATGAAACAGGCACACTGAGA
- the RIC3 gene encoding protein RIC-3 isoform X3, translated as MAYSMCCRVAMVSCLVLCVSLLLPRTFLSRGGGRQEPGAAPLAAPAPPEGKLGRLPPRMHYQATPDSRTAPHFPRSHLAEAVAKAKAGGGGGGSTGGTGRGLVGQIIPIYGFGIFLYILYILFKLASKGKTIAGERKCPTASPGNMKRKITDYELTQLQEKLRETEEAMEKLINRVGPNCDSRTQNVTTDQEKRLLQQLREITRVMKEGKFIDGISPEKEAEEAPYMEDWEGYPEETYPVYDNSDCFKRKQDTILVDYPDLSQPSAEELAERVEDMEDEEHLCNETLLTDVTMGRGGHDLMQKKDVVTGISEEERDLHHSQSIEGCCCCYEDDDPAVVAENAGFHCESCSEAEESTQEDLSVESENKNTAWKKQKASDSDETGTLRKRNTKGLE; from the exons ATGGCGTACTCGATGTGCTGCAGGGTGGCCATGGTCTCCTGCCTGGTGCTCTGCgtctccctcctcctgccgcgGACCTTCTTGTctcggggcggcgggaggcaggAGCCCGGGGCTGCGCCGCTCGCAGCGCCCGCGCCGCCCGAGG GGAAGCTTGGTCGCCTTCCACCAAGGATGCATTACCAGGCCACTCCCGACAGCCGAACTGCCCCTCATTTTCCAAGATCTCACCTTGCTGAAGCAGTTGCCAAAGCCAAGGcaggtggaggtggtggtggaagCACTGGTGGAACTGGGAGAGGTCTTGTCGGGCAGATTATCCCTATATATGGATTTGGCATCTTCTTATATATCCTCTACATTTTATTTAAG CTGGCTTCCAAGGGAAAAACTATTGCTGGAGAGCGGAAATGCCCTACTGCTTCACCTGGAAAcatgaagagaaaaatca ctgaCTATGAGCTCACTCAACTCCAGGAAAAActgagagagacagaagaagCTATGGAAAAATTAATCAACAGAGTAGGACCTAACTGCGACAG CAGGACGCAAAATGTTACAACAGACCAGGAAAAAAGGTTACTTCAGCAGCTCCGAGAAATTACTAGAGttatgaaagaaggaaaattcatAGATGGCATCTCTCCTGAGAAGGAAGCTGAAGAAGCTCCTTACATGGAGGACTGGGAAG GTTATCCAGAAGAGACCTACCCTGTCTATGATAATTCTGATTGCTTCAAGCGCAAACAGGACACAATCCTTGTAGATTACCCTGACCTGAGCCAGCCCTCTGCAGAAGAGCTGGCAGAAAGAGTGGAGGACATGGAAGATGAGGAGCATCTGTGCAATGAAACCCTGCTAACTGATGTCACCATGGGACGGGGAGGTCATGATTTAATGCAGAAAAAGGATGTGGTAACTGGCATCAGTGAAGAGGAGAGGGACCTTCATCACAGCCAAAGCATTGAGGGGTGCTGCTGTTGTTACGAGGATGATGATCCTGCTGTCGTAGCGGAGAATGCTGGATTCCACTGTGAGAGCTGCAGTGAAGCAGAAGAGTCAACCCAAGAGGACCTGTCTGTGgagtcagaaaataaaaatacagcatggaaaaagcaaaaagccagTGATTCAGATGAAACAGGCACACTGAGA
- the RIC3 gene encoding protein RIC-3 isoform X4 gives MAYSMCCRVAMVSCLVLCVSLLLPRTFLSRGGGRQEPGAAPLAAPAPPEGKLGRLPPRMHYQATPDSRTAPHFPRSHLAEAVAKAKAGGGGGGSTGGTGRGLVGQIIPIYGFGIFLYILYILFKLASKGKTIAGERKCPTASPGNMKRKITDYELTQLQEKLRETEEAMEKLINRVGPNCDRTQNVTTDQEKRLLQQLREITRVMKEGKFIDGISPEKEAEEAPYMEDWEGYPEETYPVYDNSDCFKRKQDTILVDYPDLSQPSAEELAERVEDMEDEEHLCNETLLTDVTMGRGGHDLMQKKDVVTGISEEERDLHHSQSIEGCCCCYEDDDPAVVAENAGFHCESCSEAEESTQEDLSVESENKNTAWKKQKASDSDETGTLRKRNTKGLE, from the exons ATGGCGTACTCGATGTGCTGCAGGGTGGCCATGGTCTCCTGCCTGGTGCTCTGCgtctccctcctcctgccgcgGACCTTCTTGTctcggggcggcgggaggcaggAGCCCGGGGCTGCGCCGCTCGCAGCGCCCGCGCCGCCCGAGG GGAAGCTTGGTCGCCTTCCACCAAGGATGCATTACCAGGCCACTCCCGACAGCCGAACTGCCCCTCATTTTCCAAGATCTCACCTTGCTGAAGCAGTTGCCAAAGCCAAGGcaggtggaggtggtggtggaagCACTGGTGGAACTGGGAGAGGTCTTGTCGGGCAGATTATCCCTATATATGGATTTGGCATCTTCTTATATATCCTCTACATTTTATTTAAG CTGGCTTCCAAGGGAAAAACTATTGCTGGAGAGCGGAAATGCCCTACTGCTTCACCTGGAAAcatgaagagaaaaatca ctgaCTATGAGCTCACTCAACTCCAGGAAAAActgagagagacagaagaagCTATGGAAAAATTAATCAACAGAGTAGGACCTAACTGCGACAG GACGCAAAATGTTACAACAGACCAGGAAAAAAGGTTACTTCAGCAGCTCCGAGAAATTACTAGAGttatgaaagaaggaaaattcatAGATGGCATCTCTCCTGAGAAGGAAGCTGAAGAAGCTCCTTACATGGAGGACTGGGAAG GTTATCCAGAAGAGACCTACCCTGTCTATGATAATTCTGATTGCTTCAAGCGCAAACAGGACACAATCCTTGTAGATTACCCTGACCTGAGCCAGCCCTCTGCAGAAGAGCTGGCAGAAAGAGTGGAGGACATGGAAGATGAGGAGCATCTGTGCAATGAAACCCTGCTAACTGATGTCACCATGGGACGGGGAGGTCATGATTTAATGCAGAAAAAGGATGTGGTAACTGGCATCAGTGAAGAGGAGAGGGACCTTCATCACAGCCAAAGCATTGAGGGGTGCTGCTGTTGTTACGAGGATGATGATCCTGCTGTCGTAGCGGAGAATGCTGGATTCCACTGTGAGAGCTGCAGTGAAGCAGAAGAGTCAACCCAAGAGGACCTGTCTGTGgagtcagaaaataaaaatacagcatggaaaaagcaaaaagccagTGATTCAGATGAAACAGGCACACTGAGA
- the RIC3 gene encoding protein RIC-3 isoform X1, with the protein MAYSMCCRVAMVSCLVLCVSLLLPRTFLSRGGGRQEPGAAPLAAPAPPEGKLGRLPPRMHYQATPDSRTAPHFPRSHLAEAVAKAKAGGGGGGSTGGTGRGLVGQIIPIYGFGIFLYILYILFKLASKGKTIAGERKCPTASPGNMKRKITDYELTQLQEKLRETEEAMEKLINRVGPNCDRKATIPTFPLCTVRYLKDNYSRTQNVTTDQEKRLLQQLREITRVMKEGKFIDGISPEKEAEEAPYMEDWEGYPEETYPVYDNSDCFKRKQDTILVDYPDLSQPSAEELAERVEDMEDEEHLCNETLLTDVTMGRGGHDLMQKKDVVTGISEEERDLHHSQSIEGCCCCYEDDDPAVVAENAGFHCESCSEAEESTQEDLSVESENKNTAWKKQKASDSDETGTLRKRNTKGLE; encoded by the exons ATGGCGTACTCGATGTGCTGCAGGGTGGCCATGGTCTCCTGCCTGGTGCTCTGCgtctccctcctcctgccgcgGACCTTCTTGTctcggggcggcgggaggcaggAGCCCGGGGCTGCGCCGCTCGCAGCGCCCGCGCCGCCCGAGG GGAAGCTTGGTCGCCTTCCACCAAGGATGCATTACCAGGCCACTCCCGACAGCCGAACTGCCCCTCATTTTCCAAGATCTCACCTTGCTGAAGCAGTTGCCAAAGCCAAGGcaggtggaggtggtggtggaagCACTGGTGGAACTGGGAGAGGTCTTGTCGGGCAGATTATCCCTATATATGGATTTGGCATCTTCTTATATATCCTCTACATTTTATTTAAG CTGGCTTCCAAGGGAAAAACTATTGCTGGAGAGCGGAAATGCCCTACTGCTTCACCTGGAAAcatgaagagaaaaatca ctgaCTATGAGCTCACTCAACTCCAGGAAAAActgagagagacagaagaagCTATGGAAAAATTAATCAACAGAGTAGGACCTAACTGCGACAG AAAAGCAACTATCCCTACCTTCCCCCTTTGTACAGTGCGTTATTTGAAAGATAATTACAG CAGGACGCAAAATGTTACAACAGACCAGGAAAAAAGGTTACTTCAGCAGCTCCGAGAAATTACTAGAGttatgaaagaaggaaaattcatAGATGGCATCTCTCCTGAGAAGGAAGCTGAAGAAGCTCCTTACATGGAGGACTGGGAAG GTTATCCAGAAGAGACCTACCCTGTCTATGATAATTCTGATTGCTTCAAGCGCAAACAGGACACAATCCTTGTAGATTACCCTGACCTGAGCCAGCCCTCTGCAGAAGAGCTGGCAGAAAGAGTGGAGGACATGGAAGATGAGGAGCATCTGTGCAATGAAACCCTGCTAACTGATGTCACCATGGGACGGGGAGGTCATGATTTAATGCAGAAAAAGGATGTGGTAACTGGCATCAGTGAAGAGGAGAGGGACCTTCATCACAGCCAAAGCATTGAGGGGTGCTGCTGTTGTTACGAGGATGATGATCCTGCTGTCGTAGCGGAGAATGCTGGATTCCACTGTGAGAGCTGCAGTGAAGCAGAAGAGTCAACCCAAGAGGACCTGTCTGTGgagtcagaaaataaaaatacagcatggaaaaagcaaaaagccagTGATTCAGATGAAACAGGCACACTGAGA
- the RIC3 gene encoding protein RIC-3 isoform X5 translates to MAYSMCCRVAMVSCLVLCVSLLLPRTFLSRGGGRQEPGAAPLAAPAPPEGKLGRLPPRMHYQATPDSRTAPHFPRSHLAEAVAKAKAGGGGGGSTGGTGRGLVGQIIPIYGFGIFLYILYILFKLASKGKTIAGERKCPTASPGNMKRKITDYELTQLQEKLRETEEAMEKLINRVGPNCDRKATIPTFPLCTVRYLKDNYSRTQNVTTDQEKRLLQQLREITRVMKEGKFIDGISPEKEAEEAPYMEDWEGRA, encoded by the exons ATGGCGTACTCGATGTGCTGCAGGGTGGCCATGGTCTCCTGCCTGGTGCTCTGCgtctccctcctcctgccgcgGACCTTCTTGTctcggggcggcgggaggcaggAGCCCGGGGCTGCGCCGCTCGCAGCGCCCGCGCCGCCCGAGG GGAAGCTTGGTCGCCTTCCACCAAGGATGCATTACCAGGCCACTCCCGACAGCCGAACTGCCCCTCATTTTCCAAGATCTCACCTTGCTGAAGCAGTTGCCAAAGCCAAGGcaggtggaggtggtggtggaagCACTGGTGGAACTGGGAGAGGTCTTGTCGGGCAGATTATCCCTATATATGGATTTGGCATCTTCTTATATATCCTCTACATTTTATTTAAG CTGGCTTCCAAGGGAAAAACTATTGCTGGAGAGCGGAAATGCCCTACTGCTTCACCTGGAAAcatgaagagaaaaatca ctgaCTATGAGCTCACTCAACTCCAGGAAAAActgagagagacagaagaagCTATGGAAAAATTAATCAACAGAGTAGGACCTAACTGCGACAG AAAAGCAACTATCCCTACCTTCCCCCTTTGTACAGTGCGTTATTTGAAAGATAATTACAG CAGGACGCAAAATGTTACAACAGACCAGGAAAAAAGGTTACTTCAGCAGCTCCGAGAAATTACTAGAGttatgaaagaaggaaaattcatAGATGGCATCTCTCCTGAGAAGGAAGCTGAAGAAGCTCCTTACATGGAGGACTGGGAAG